A genomic region of Mycolicibacterium poriferae contains the following coding sequences:
- a CDS encoding ABC transporter substrate-binding protein, producing MARRRARRVTVAAVVLCLLAGPALASCADQAADSVDYAVDGALVSYNTNTVAGAASGGPQAFARALTGFTYHGPEGQIVGDHDFGTTNLVARNPLVLDYEIKPEAVYSDGKPVTCDDMVLAWAAQSGRFPAFDAASRAGYTDIATVECVPGQKKARVSFAQDRPFTDYGQLFTATSLMPAHVLADELGLGDGGVTRALLDNDGPVVERIAAAWNTVWDLTPDLDLARFPSSGPYKLDSVSADGSVVLVANDKWWGTMPITGRVVVHPRSSDMQDRVDEGAYDVVDIASGSLGTLNLPDDYQRSESASAGVEQLLFAPQGPLAAVPARRAVALCTPRDVIARNAEVPVVNSRLNTATEDAYGAAETTPEAGEFAVANPDAARAALGGQPLTVRMGYQTPNARLAALVGAIARSCAPAGITVEDVAGADTGPLALRNNEIDVLVAGTGGAAGSGSSGSSAVDAYTLHSANGNNLPRYTNERIDGIISTIAVINDPKEIARLLAEAAPILWGDMPTLPLYRQQRTLVTSTNMFAVSANPTRWGAGWNMDRWKLSQ from the coding sequence ATGGCCCGACGTAGGGCGCGACGCGTCACCGTGGCGGCCGTCGTGCTGTGTCTGCTCGCCGGCCCGGCCCTGGCGTCGTGCGCGGACCAGGCCGCCGACTCCGTCGACTACGCCGTCGACGGTGCGCTGGTCAGCTACAACACCAACACCGTCGCCGGAGCCGCCTCCGGTGGCCCCCAGGCGTTCGCCCGGGCGCTGACCGGGTTCACCTATCACGGCCCGGAAGGGCAGATCGTCGGCGACCACGACTTCGGGACCACCAATCTGGTCGCCCGCAACCCGCTGGTGCTCGACTACGAGATCAAACCGGAAGCGGTGTACTCCGACGGGAAGCCGGTGACGTGTGACGACATGGTGCTCGCGTGGGCGGCGCAGTCCGGGCGGTTCCCGGCCTTCGACGCGGCCAGCCGCGCCGGTTACACCGACATCGCCACCGTCGAGTGTGTGCCGGGGCAGAAGAAGGCCCGGGTGTCGTTCGCCCAGGACCGGCCGTTCACCGACTACGGGCAGCTGTTCACCGCGACCTCGCTGATGCCCGCCCATGTGCTGGCCGACGAGCTCGGTCTCGGCGACGGCGGGGTGACGCGGGCACTGCTGGACAACGACGGTCCGGTCGTCGAGCGCATCGCTGCGGCCTGGAACACCGTCTGGGATCTGACGCCGGATCTGGACCTGGCCCGGTTCCCGTCGTCGGGTCCCTACAAGTTGGACTCGGTGTCCGCCGACGGCTCGGTGGTGCTGGTCGCCAACGACAAGTGGTGGGGGACCATGCCGATCACCGGGCGCGTTGTCGTCCATCCGCGCAGCTCGGACATGCAGGACCGGGTGGACGAGGGCGCTTATGACGTCGTGGACATCGCGTCGGGTTCCCTGGGCACGCTGAACCTGCCCGATGACTATCAGCGATCCGAGTCGGCCTCGGCGGGCGTCGAGCAGCTCCTGTTCGCCCCGCAGGGGCCGCTGGCCGCCGTGCCGGCGCGTCGCGCGGTGGCCCTGTGCACGCCGCGCGACGTCATCGCCCGTAACGCCGAGGTGCCGGTGGTGAACTCGCGGCTCAACACGGCTACCGAGGACGCCTACGGCGCGGCCGAGACGACGCCCGAGGCCGGCGAGTTCGCTGTCGCCAATCCCGACGCCGCGCGGGCCGCGCTGGGCGGGCAACCGTTGACGGTGCGGATGGGTTACCAGACACCCAACGCCCGCCTGGCCGCGCTGGTCGGTGCGATCGCGCGTTCCTGCGCTCCCGCCGGCATCACCGTCGAAGACGTCGCCGGCGCGGACACCGGGCCACTGGCGCTGCGCAACAACGAAATCGACGTCCTGGTGGCCGGCACCGGGGGCGCGGCGGGCAGCGGGTCCTCGGGATCCTCGGCCGTGGACGCCTACACGCTGCACAGCGCCAACGGCAACAATCTGCCGCGGTACACCAACGAACGCATCGACGGCATCATCTCGACCATCGCGGTGATCAACGACCCGAAGGAGATCGCGAGGTTGCTCGCCGAGGCGGCACCGATCCTCTGGGGGGACATGCCGACCCTGCCGCTGTACCGTCAGCAGCGGACCCTGGTCACCTCGACGAACATGTTCGCGGTGAGCGCGAATCCGACACGATGGGGAGCCGGGTGGAACATGGACCGCTGGAAGTTGAGTCAGTGA
- a CDS encoding adenine phosphoribosyltransferase, whose protein sequence is MPEVSDVSDAPDVSRVSEVIASLLREVPDFPEPGIQFKDLTPVLADARGLAEVSKAIADLARGADLVAGVDARGFLLGGAVALELGVGVLAVRKGGKLPPPVLSETYTLEYGTATLEVPAEGVDLAGRSVVVIDDVLATGGTLAATHALLTSAGAQVTRAVVMLELAALGGRTVLDPLPVTSLYTV, encoded by the coding sequence GTGCCTGAGGTCTCTGACGTTTCCGACGCCCCTGACGTCTCCCGGGTCTCTGAGGTCATCGCGTCCCTGCTGCGTGAGGTGCCCGATTTTCCCGAGCCGGGCATCCAGTTCAAGGACCTGACACCGGTGCTGGCCGACGCGCGCGGCCTGGCCGAGGTGAGCAAGGCCATCGCCGACCTCGCACGTGGCGCGGACCTGGTCGCCGGGGTGGATGCGCGCGGCTTCCTGCTCGGCGGCGCGGTCGCCCTCGAACTCGGCGTGGGTGTGCTCGCGGTGCGCAAGGGGGGCAAGCTCCCGCCGCCGGTGCTCAGCGAGACCTACACGCTCGAGTACGGCACCGCCACGCTGGAGGTGCCCGCCGAGGGCGTCGACCTCGCCGGGCGTTCGGTGGTCGTCATCGACGACGTGCTGGCCACCGGGGGAACGCTGGCCGCGACGCACGCGTTGCTCACCTCAGCGGGTGCACAGGTGACCCGGGCGGTGGTGATGCTCGAGCTGGCCGCCCTCGGTGGCCGGACGGTGCTGGACCCGCTGCCGGTCACCAGCTTGTACACGGTCTGA